CATCTGTAAGTCCAACTAGTATACCTATACCTAACTCTGCAGATTTTTTACTTTTAACCATTTTTTTTATTTTTTGTAATAAGAATTCTATTCCTCCTGCCTTAGTTATCATATGAGCAAGTCCACCTGTAAACATGGATAAAAGGAAAATATCTATCATTCCTGAAAATCCATTAAATATTTCTTGTGTAAAACCTATCAATGTAAATTCTCTATAAATCATACCTATAGCTCCAGATAAAATTATGCCACCTGTTAAAACTACAAAAACATTTATTCCTATAATGGCTAATATTAAAACAAATAAATACGGTAGAACTTTTATTATATTGTAATCATAGATTTGCGCAGATGGTGTCACTTCAGGTCTTCCTAATATCAGTAAAAGTATTATTGTAATAATTGCAGCAGGAGCGGCTATAAAAATGTTTATTCTAAACTTATCTTTCATTTCACAACCTTGAGTTCTAGTTGCTGCAATAGTTGTATCAGATATTACAGATAAGTTATCACCAAACATAGCTCCTCCCATTACAGCTGCTAATACTAGGGGCATAGCAAGGCCAGATTTTTCCGCAAGTCCTACAGCTATTGGTCCTACAGCAACTATTGAACCTACTGAAGTTCCTGTAGATATTGAAATAAAAGCTGTTATTACAAACAATCCAACGGTTATATATTGAGGTGGAATAAAAGTTAAACCTAGATTTACAGTAGAATCTACTCCTCCCATAGCTTTAGATACTGCAGCAAATCCACCAGCTAATAGATAGATTGTACACATTATTATTATGTCTTTATTCCCACAACCTTCTATAAGAGAATCAAACTTTTCGTTTATGCTACCTTTTAATATAAAAAATGCACTAATTATTCCACAAAATATAGCTACTGGAGCGGGTAACTGATAAAAAGCCATTTCTACACCCTGTGCTTGTAATATAACTCCACTGCCAAGATAAATAGCAACAAACACCAAAAACGGAATTAAGGCCTTCCCACTTGCTTTTACTGAATTACTATTCATTTTTATCCCCCTTAAAATGGGGGCGAATACTTACTCCCCATTCGCCCCATATATTCAATTTTTATAACCCTATCATTTAACAATTAAGTCTAAAGCTTGTTTTAAGTCTGCAATTATATCTTCAGCTGTTTCAAGTCCAACGGATAATCTAACTAAACCGTCACTAATTCCAGCTGCTTCTCTTTCTTCTTTAGTGTATGGTGAGTGAGTCATAGATGCAGGATGTTGAATTAATGTTTCTGTATCTCCTAAGCTTACTGCTAAGCTTGCTAATTTAACATTGTTCATTATAGTTCTTCCTTCTTCTACTCCACCTTTTACTTCAAAGGATATCATAGCTCCTGGTAAATCCATTTGTTTTTTAGCTAATTCATGATATTCAAAGCTCTTTAATCCTGGATAGTACACTTTCTCAACTGCTGGATGGCTTTCTAAAAATTCTGCTACTTTCATTGCATTTTCACAATGTTTATTCATTCTAATCTCTAGCGTTTTCATTCCTCTTATAATTAGGAAAGCATTAATTGGACTTAGAACTGCACCGGTCATATCCTTTAATCCTGATACTTTAATATCCCCTATAAATTCTTTACTTCCTATTGCAAAACCAGCTACAACGTCACCATGTCCATTTAAGTACTTAGTTGCTGAATGTACAACTACATCTGCTCCGTGCTCTAGTGGTCTTTGTATATATGGAGTATTAAATGTATTATCTACGAAAACCATACAATCCTTAACTTCATGAGCTATCTTTGCTACAGCTTCAATATCTGTAACCTTTAAAGTTGGATTTGCTGGTGTTTCTAAATAAACTACTCTTGTATTAGGTTTCATAGCTTTTTTAACTTCTTCTAAATTAGCAATATCTACAAAAGTAACTTCTACTCCAAACTTTGGAAGTCCATGATTTAATAGTGCAAATGTACAGCCATAAAGTGTGTCTGATGCAACTACATGGTCTCCTGCCTTTAATGCTGTCCATAAAGCTGATGATATAGCTCCCATTCCTGAAGCTGCTGCTACTGCTGCTTCTCCGCCTTCTAATAAAGCTATTTTATCTTCTGCTTCTGCAACTGTTGGATTTCCTAATCTTGAGTATATATATCCCTCTTCTTGTCCTGCAAATCTTTTTCCTCCTTGTTCTGCTGAATCAAATATAAATGTTGAAGTTTGAAATATAGGTGTAGCAAGTGATCCATATTGCTCATCTTTTTTGTGTCCTCCATGTATTGCTTTAGTACCAAAACCAACATTATTCATATTCATAAAACATATCCCCCTAATTATATATTTGTTTACTAATATATATAGCAATAACCATTCCAACTCTTTTTTAGAATTATAATTATAGATACAAATCATAGAGCTACAAGGGTATACATTTTATTATTAAGTATACTAATATTGTATTTGTAAATAATTAAACCACTTTTTCAGAATTGTCTGGTTATTAAAATTTACACTTGTAAACTACTCTTTCCATTTTATGTTATATTTCTTCACCTTATTTATAATAGTTGTGTGTGATACGCCTAAGTCCTTAGCTGTTTTTCTAAAACTTTTGTTTTCTTTTAAAGATTTCATTATGGCTTCTTTTTCCACTGCTTCTATTATGTCTTTTAATTTAAAATTATTTTTTTTACTTTTATCTTTACTAATAGGAGATGATTTAGTTAAATTTATCATTACATGTTCTTTTTTTAGCATTTCCAAATTACATAAATTCATGGCTCTTTCTATTACATTTTCTAGCTGCCTTATATTCCCCGGCCATTGATATTCTAAAAGTTCTTCTATAAATTCAAGTTCTGCTCCCATGATTTGTTTATTTAATTTTTTATTTAATTTCTCAATAAAAAATCCAGTTAATATAGGTATATCTTCTATTCTGTCTCTTAAAGGAGGAATAACTATGGGGATTACATTTAATCTATAATATAAATCCTCCCTAAATTCTTTATTCTTAACCATATCTTCTAAATTCCTATTAGTAGCACATATAATTCTCACATCTATTTTTTCCTCTTTATTACTACCAATTTTTCTTATAGTACCTTCTTGTAATACTCTTAAAAGTTTAGCTTGTACTAATAAAGGTAATTCCCCTATTTCATCTAAGAATAAAGTTCCTCCATGAGCTTCTTTAAATAGCCCCTCTCTAGTAGATACTGCTCCTGTAAAACTTCCTTTTTCATATCCAAATAATTCACTTTCAATTAAATTATGAGGTATTGCAGCACAATTTATAGTTACTAACTTTTTATCATTTCTCCTACTTAAATTATGAATTGCTTTTGCAAATAAATCCTTTCCTGTTCCACTTTCTCCCCGCAACATAATTGTAGAGTTATTCTTAGCTACAGATTTTATAATTTCTTTTACATTTTTTATAGTTTCACTATTTCCTATTATTTCTTTAAAAGCTCCTTCATTGCTAGAAGAAACCACATTTGCAATTTCCAAAGCCTTTTCCATATCTCTTATGGATAAAACAACACCTATATTTTTACCTTCATCATCTTTTACTGGGGTTATAGTAGTTAAATAATAATTTTCACCTTTTCCTATTTTTATATTATCTTTTTTTTCTCCACTTTCTATTAAATCAATTATTGAATCATCCTTTATTAATGCTGTTATATCTTTTCCTTCAATATAATTTTTTTCGCAACAAAACATTCTTTCACAATATTTATTAAATACTTCTATCTTTAATTCCTTATTTATATACATGATTCCCTCATCTACAGAATCAATTATAGCTAATAATTTTCTGTGATATTTTTCATGTTCAAGAAGTTCTATCTTTCTTATATTATATATACCATCTATACTATATATATTTTTTATTAATTGAGATATTTTAT
This window of the Clostridium cochlearium genome carries:
- a CDS encoding Na+/H+ antiporter NhaC family protein — protein: MNSNSVKASGKALIPFLVFVAIYLGSGVILQAQGVEMAFYQLPAPVAIFCGIISAFFILKGSINEKFDSLIEGCGNKDIIIMCTIYLLAGGFAAVSKAMGGVDSTVNLGLTFIPPQYITVGLFVITAFISISTGTSVGSIVAVGPIAVGLAEKSGLAMPLVLAAVMGGAMFGDNLSVISDTTIAATRTQGCEMKDKFRINIFIAAPAAIITIILLLILGRPEVTPSAQIYDYNIIKVLPYLFVLILAIIGINVFVVLTGGIILSGAIGMIYREFTLIGFTQEIFNGFSGMIDIFLLSMFTGGLAHMITKAGGIEFLLQKIKKMVKSKKSAELGIGILVGLTDAAVANNTVAIIINGPIAKEMCNEYRVDPRRSAAMLDIFSCIMQGIIPYGAQMLILLSFTKGTVTPFQVIPLLWYQQLLGLSAIVSMFIPFADGLIKKELWNWENEEGIDA
- the megL gene encoding methionine gamma-lyase — protein: MNMNNVGFGTKAIHGGHKKDEQYGSLATPIFQTSTFIFDSAEQGGKRFAGQEEGYIYSRLGNPTVAEAEDKIALLEGGEAAVAAASGMGAISSALWTALKAGDHVVASDTLYGCTFALLNHGLPKFGVEVTFVDIANLEEVKKAMKPNTRVVYLETPANPTLKVTDIEAVAKIAHEVKDCMVFVDNTFNTPYIQRPLEHGADVVVHSATKYLNGHGDVVAGFAIGSKEFIGDIKVSGLKDMTGAVLSPINAFLIIRGMKTLEIRMNKHCENAMKVAEFLESHPAVEKVYYPGLKSFEYHELAKKQMDLPGAMISFEVKGGVEEGRTIMNNVKLASLAVSLGDTETLIQHPASMTHSPYTKEEREAAGISDGLVRLSVGLETAEDIIADLKQALDLIVK
- a CDS encoding sigma 54-interacting transcriptional regulator, whose translation is MDKYIRLEITAVDRMGMTLKILDKIYELNINLTSVEVFPNKVYVKIKNIHKNKISQLIKNIYSIDGIYNIRKIELLEHEKYHRKLLAIIDSVDEGIMYINKELKIEVFNKYCERMFCCEKNYIEGKDITALIKDDSIIDLIESGEKKDNIKIGKGENYYLTTITPVKDDEGKNIGVVLSIRDMEKALEIANVVSSSNEGAFKEIIGNSETIKNVKEIIKSVAKNNSTIMLRGESGTGKDLFAKAIHNLSRRNDKKLVTINCAAIPHNLIESELFGYEKGSFTGAVSTREGLFKEAHGGTLFLDEIGELPLLVQAKLLRVLQEGTIRKIGSNKEEKIDVRIICATNRNLEDMVKNKEFREDLYYRLNVIPIVIPPLRDRIEDIPILTGFFIEKLNKKLNKQIMGAELEFIEELLEYQWPGNIRQLENVIERAMNLCNLEMLKKEHVMINLTKSSPISKDKSKKNNFKLKDIIEAVEKEAIMKSLKENKSFRKTAKDLGVSHTTIINKVKKYNIKWKE